One Emys orbicularis isolate rEmyOrb1 chromosome 20, rEmyOrb1.hap1, whole genome shotgun sequence genomic window, ACGCCGAGAACGTGGTGGTGGGAGACCTGGTGGAGGTGAAGGGGGGAGACCGGGTCCCTGCTGATCTGCGCATCATCTCCTCCCACGGCTGCAAGGTGAGGATGGCGGGGCTATGTCCCGGGCTGGCGTGGGGGCTCCATAGGCTAGAGGAGAGGGAGGCATGGCCGCTATAGGGCAGCCAGTGCGGACTGACTGGACAGATGGACCCTGCTTTGTCGATCTTACACAAAAAGGCTTATGAGACCTTGCTGCTCTTGTGCCCTATGAGATCTACCCACAGGGCCATATAGGGGGATATTGGTGCCTTCCTTCTTGGAAGGGCCGCTGCGGCCCACCCCTTGGACTCTGTAGGGATCCCCATACTGGGTGGCATGTAGGCGGGCCCTGGCTCCTGTCCGATCCCCACGGGCAGCAGGCTGTGTCAGGACAGACTGGGGGGAGGTCGCAGGGTCTCGGCCCAGCCGAATCTCCAGGTCCCATGTGAACCCCGGGCTCCCCTGCAGGGATGGGGTGAAAGTGGAAGCCGGGCTGTCCCGGTATGCCTGGCTGCAGCATCCCTGTATCCCCCACTGCCAGCCCAACCCCTGGAGCCCTCGgaaaccccccagccctctctgataGGGGCCctaacccctcccctgccccgcaaTGATAAGCACCCCAGATCCAACCGTCCCCCCACCAGCtgctgaaccccctcccccccttccatcCCTAAACTCGCGTGTCCACGTGctccccccccacgcccctcccccaaGTGAGCGGCGTGGGATaagggagcctgccagcagcccatgctctgtgcagagggcccCATGTGAACTAGTGCTGAGGATGGGGGGCACTCCAGGGGTGGGACATGGGAGCCCCAAGAGCAGGGGGTTTGTCCATCTGTCTATTAGGGCAGAATCGGGGCTTATGGGCTGATGCCAGTGACAGGGGCAGGGGACTGATAGTGACTGAGGCAGATTGCCCCCGTGCTGTCTGTCTGTTCCTCCCGTCTCTGTCTCTCTTGGGCCCTGAGGCCCCTGACCGGCCTCCCGTTGCCTCGGCAGGTAGATAACTCCTCCCTGACGGGCGAGTCGGAGCCACAGACCCGCTCCCCCGAGTTCACCCACGAGAACCCCCTGGAGACCCGCAACATCTGCTTCTTCTCCACCAACTGTGTGGAaggtgaaggggggagggggccgcCGGGCCGCTCAATTTAGGGCCCGTCCCTGGATCTGCAGGGCTGTCCCACGTGCCCCCCGGCACTTAGCCTGGGGTGGTTATGGAGCCCTGAAatccatatgtgtgtgtgtgtgtgtgtgtggggggggtgatgaGGATTCGGGGGCGGGGCGGAACTGAGCAAAGGGGAGTTGAAATGGCCAGACTGGGGGGAAATGAGAAGGGTTATTACCCCCAGGGCAGCCTAACCCCAGAATTGCAGAGACAGTGCCAGTGAGGGTGCCCAGGCAGGCGACCGGGCCGTGATGCCAGGAAGGTCTGGCCCTGGCACACAGACTGCTGTGCTGAGAGACGGGCCAGAGGGAATGCTGTGCTGAACGGAGAGCcctggaggctgggggggggcccATTGCTCAGAGAAGGGCCTAACCCCAGAGACAAGCCAGGCCTCAACCCCCGCCAGGCCCATCACCTACCCAATGGGTGGCGTGCGCTTGCCTGCTAACAGTGAGGGGCCTCGTCCAGTCCTGATGCTGCCAACAAGGGGCCAGCCTGGTGGGATGGGCTGAGACCCCCCCACAAGCTCATTGCACAGAATAGCTACCAGGCAGGGGAGGGACAAAGGCTCCTGGTCCAGGGCTGAGAGGATACCCAGGGCCCAGACAAGCAGTGCACGGGGGAGTTGCTACATTGTTGTGGTCCCTCAATCCATCCTTTACCGGAGCtgctcctgagccccctcccagccccggaCCCAGTTCCAGTCTTCCCCACAGAAGTACTTGAAAtacctgtctcccctcccccaccaccgcACTAGGCACTGCCCGGGGCATCGTCATCTCGACCGGGGACCGCACAGTGATGGGCCGCATCGCCTCGCTGGCTTCGGGGCTGGAGGTGGGCCGCACCCCCATCGCCATGGAGATCGAGCACTTCATCCAGCTCATCACCGGGGTGGCCGTCTTCCTGGGCCTCTCCTTCTTCATCCTCTCCCTCATCCTCGGCTACACCTGGCTGGAGGCCGTCATCTTCCTCATCGGCATCATCGTCGCCAACGTCCCGGAGGGGCTCCTGGCAACCGTCACGGTAACAGGTTCCGCTCCTGCACTGCCCAAGGGCGGGGCTGCGTGTCTGGCCAGGCCCCCTGGCTCAGCCAGCGCAGGGCGGTCTGACCACACTGGCAGTGCCAGGTGCAAATCCTGCACCCCATGcctgctctgacccccccccctccggcccgCAGGTGTGTCTGACCCTCACCGCCAAGCGCATGGCGCGCAAGAACTGCCTGGTGAAGAACTTGGAGGCAGTGGAGACGCTGGGCTCCACCTCCACCATCTGCTCCGACAAGACGGGCACCCTGACCCAGAACCGCATGACGGTCGCCCACATGTGGTTCGACAACCAGATCCACGAGGCTGACACCACCGAGGACCAGTCCGGTGAGAGGTCGTCGCTGCTacctgccgcctgctccccccacccgcgCTGCCTGTGCCCCCTGCCATCTGTGCCATCACCACTCCACCACCCCCTTGCCCTTCACCAATGCCATCACCACCCTGGTGTCCCTGCCCACACTCCCAGACCCCCGCCACTCACGCTCCCCCCCAACACCACTGTGTCCTTCTGCCTGCCACTACCACCACCGCCTGCAACCCTGGGACTGCCACCACCGCCCGCACCCCTGCCACTATCACCACCACCTAAGTCTAAGTTTACGCCAGCACTgtcgttggtaaaacttttgtcagtcagggtgtgaaaaaagcaCACCACTGACCGACGTAAGTTTCACTGAcgaaagcaccggtgtggacagccatagctactgctgctgttTGCGGGTGGTTAAATTATGCCAGCAGGAgtgctctctcccgtcggcacagagcggctacatgggagacctgacagtggtgcagctgtaaggtgtgtagtgtagacatagccttagcctGCCCTGTGAGCAAACTGTCTTTCTCCACACACTGGGTAACAATGCGGCATataggggagactgaggcacaaacaGGAGTCATACAAATACAACAAAatattcccacttcgtcacactccCCCACTGCGTGTGCCCTCACCCCCTATCCCTACCTATGCCCCATGCCAACTCCACCTGTGCTCTCACATACCACCCGCCATTGTGTGCCATcaccccccatctctgccccccacTACCACTACTGCTTGCACCCTCCACCACTGTCCCCCTCACCCGTGCCCTCGCCCCCTGTCATCAACACCCACGTGCCATGGCTGCCTGTACCCTACACCCATGCCCCCTGTGCCTCCCGCCACCTCATCTGTGCCCCCTGACACCACCTCCACTCTGGCTACCCGCACCATCTAGCCATCCCTAACTCATCATCTTGTTCATCTCCCCGCCCCAGCCGTCCTTGCCTCCCCCCACCTGCGTCTGTCTAACCCCTGGTGCTGCTTCAGGGCATGGCTGAGGTGGGGGTACAGGGGGGAACCTGTGGCACTGCAAGGTCAGCTGTGCTGAGCCCCAAAGTGTGCCCTGGGCAGAGGGTAGCATGGCAGTGCCTGCAGGGTGGATGTGGCAAGCCCTCGCACGCAGCACCCGTGTTCCATGTTCCTCTCCCGAATTCCTGGCTCTTCTTTCCCTTGTTTGCCTCTGTCTCGCTTCGATCCCATGGGACCTGACTTTGGGAGGCTCTGATTTAGAGACCTGGGCACCTCCCAAGAGCAGGCTCTGCTGGATTAGAGATTGTAGGAAAGATCCTGGCTATTCCATCCAGGCCTCTCCTGGCAGGGGGGGTGCtgtagggagcggggcaggagccctggctgtgCAGGGAGATCCtggctactccagtcccagcctcggccagcagggggcgctgtagggggcagggcaggagcgctggctgtgggggagctcctgGCTATGCTAGTCCCAGCctcggccagcagggggcgctgtacatGACAATGCTGcagccaggcagtggggctcggctCGCTGCTCCAGTCCTATGGTCGGGGGTCTGGGTGGGGTCATGTGGCTGACTGGTGTGTCTCCTGCCAGGTGCAACCTTCGATAAGCGCTCACCCACCTGGGCGGCCCTGGCCCGCATCGCCGGCCTGTGCAATCGAGCCGTCTTCAAGCCAGGCCAAGAGAACGTCTCCATCTCCAAGGCAAGCCGGGTTCCTGGACCCCACCCCTCGGTCCCGGGCTCCCTGCACGGCTGCCCCAAGCGAGATGGGCCCCAGCGCTGAGCGCACCAGACTCCCCAGGAGATATGGGCTCTGCAGGTCTCCCCCTGTCTCCCCCATCCTTCACGCTGCTCTGATCCCCGCCTGGGGCACCACGTGAGATCGAGGAGGGGGCCGTGAGGAGCTGCACTGAGATGGGATCTTGGCTTCCCACAGCCAGATGGGCTCAGACTGCCCAGGGGGCCTGGACGGCCCCCATCGTCTGCCACGCTGCCAGAGCTCTGTCCGGCCCGGACCCCCCGCCGGGGAGCTGGCCTCAGAGCATGCGGACCTGTGCAGCTCCCCCTTGGCCGCAGGGCCAGCCTGGGGAGAGAGCAGCCCATGGGAGCGTGCTTTCCTAGGGCCGGATCCCAGAGCAAGGGGCTGTTCAGTCTGACCCATAGCACGTGGCTGGGTTGTTCCCTGCCTCAGCAGGATTGTCAGCCTCAGAGCAATGCCCAGGGAGCCCCATAGCCCATCCGCCAGCCCCGCCAGACCAGAGCAATTCCCAGCGAGCCCCATAGCCCGTCCACCAGCCGTGCCAGATCAGAGCAATTCCCAGCGAGCCCCACAGCCCGTCCACCAGCCCCGCCAGACCAGAGCAATGCCCAGCGAGCCCCACAGCCCGTCCGCCAGCCCCGCCAGACCAGAGCAATGCCCAGCAAGCCCCACGGCCCGTCCGCCAGCCACGCCAGACCAGAGCAATGCCCAGCGAGCCCCACAGCCCGTCCGCCAGCCGCACCAGATCAGAGCAATGCCCAGCGAGCCCCACAGCCCGTCCGCCAGCCCCGCCAGAGCAGAGCAATGCCCTGCGAGCCCCACAGCCCGTCCACCAGCCCCGCCAGACCAGAGCAATACCCAGCGAGCCCTATAGCCCGTCTGCCAGCCGTGCTAGATCAGAGCAATGCCCAGCGAGCCCCAAGGCCCGTCCGCCAGCCCCGCCAGATCAGAGCAATGCCCAGCGAGCCGAtaaccccttctctgcctcagtaGGACAGAGCTGTGGCCTTTTGTCCCCGCATGTCCCTGACTCTGCCGCCCAGCATCAGAGCCATGAAGCCAGCTAGTCCTTTATCCCCCTGCTgtgttggatcagacccatgtaGACCAGTGTCCCTGGCTCCTGGATCAGAGCACTGGGCCCACAGcttacctgcagtgtccagcaCCCCATATTTTAGATCAGATGTCCCCAAACTTTGTTATAGTGGGGTACATGCTACACCTCCCCTCCCATCGACCATGGCAACACAGCCGCACCCCCTTCCTATTGGCCATCACCCAgtcacacctcccctcccattggccaggggcCCACTACCCCGGCCACGCCTTCCCTGCCTCACATTGACCGTGGCCCCACCTTGCCTCCTGACCCATTGGCCATAGCCTCACCCTGTCTCTGCAGCCACTGGCCACAGCCATGCCtcccctcccattggccagtgTCCCTTCCCCACACCATCCATTGGCCACAGCCATGGCtcccctcccattggccagtgCCCCTTCCCCACACCATCCATTGGCCACAGCCATGCCtcccctcccattggccagtgCCCCTTCCCCACACATCCATTGGCCACAGCCATGCCTcccctcccattggccatggcCCCACCCAACCTCACACATTGGCCATAGCCTTGCCCCACTTCCACATCCATTGGCCACAGCCATGCCtcccctcccattggccagtgCCCCTTCCCCACACCATCCATTGGCCACAGCCATGCCTCCTGCGTCATTGGCCATGGCCCTACCCAACCTCCTCACACATTGGCCATAGCCTTGCCCCACTTCCACATCCATTGGCCTCTGCCATGCCTCCTATTCTATTGGGCATGGCCTCACCCTGCCTCCCCTCCTATTGGCCATGACCCCAGCCACACCTTCCCTCCTATTGGCCAGggctccactaccccaccccatCCATTGGCCATAGTCATGACTGCCCTCCCATTGGCCGTGACCCCAGACGCACTTCTCATCCCTTCACCCCACCGGTCTGCCCAGCAGTGCTCCCTCTGGGCTGCCCTTGCCCCGCACTGACGGCCCCTCTCCCCTCGGCAGCGGGACACAGCGGGCGACGCCTCTGAGTCGGCCCTGCTCAAGTGCATCCAGCTCTCCTGCGGCTCGGTCAAGAAGATGCGGGACAAGAACCCCAAAGTGACAGAGATTCCCTTCAACTCCACCAACAAGTAccaggtgggctggggctggggctgggcccggGGCTCAGAGGGGCACAAGCTGGGTTGATATGGGCACAGATCAGGAACAgacgtggggctggggggggtcagtgTGCGACGGGGAGGGAATCGGGCTGTGGCTTGGAGATGGCATTGGGGATAAGTGTGGGAATGCAATGGGTCTACGGGAAAGTTGTGCCCCTTGGGGGCAGCCATGCAGTGGGGTGCTGGCCGCTCggctcccagcagccccacagCATCCTCAGCCCCCAGCTGCTCAGTGGGGCACTGGCCGCTCAGCTTCCGGCCCCACAGCATCCTCAGTCTTTAGCTGCACAGTGGGACGCTGGCCACTCGACTTCCGGCCCCACAGCATCCTCAGCCCCCAGCTGCTCAATGGGGTGCTGGCCActgagctcccagccccacagcgtCTTCAGCCCCCAACTGTGCAGTGGGGTGCTGGCCActcggctcccagccccacagcatcCTCATCCTCCAGCTGAGCCGGCTGTTGCCAATATTGGCTGTTGCCAATATTCATTCAGCAGATTCAATCCCCATGGATAATAGTTGGGCATAGACAGGACGCTGCGCTCTGGCCAGCgaccagctcccagccgcagcctgctgagcccccagacacagggccgggaggagctggggggagccagggagccccaggcctgcTCAGGCTGCGTGTGCAGGGAGAGCGGCCCAGGGCAGAGGGCGGGGAGGAGAGGcactgggatgggatggggaggagagcagGTGAGTTGGGGGCAAAAGGATGGGAGGGCCTagagaggcagaggaaaagatCCTGGGGCGGCCATGGGGGGAGTGGGAGGCGACTCGGGGTGCAGCGCTGGAGGGAGGCGAGCCCCGTCCTCCCGGCGTGGCTCCCCCTAGCCGGTTCCCCGTTGTGTTCCAGCTCTCCATCCACGAGCGTGAGGACAATCCCGAGGGCTACTTGCTGGTGATGAAGGGCGCGCCGGAGCGCATCCTCGACCGCTGCTCCACCATCCTGGCGCAGGGCCAGGAGCTGCCCCTGGACGAGGAGATGAGAGACGCCTTCCAGAACGCCTACCTCGAGCTGGGCGGGCTGGGGGAGCGAGTGCTGGGTGAGGGCACCgggcactgggggggaagggccggggggcCACATGGGGGGAGACTATGAACGAGCgaacaccgtgtgtgtgtgtgtgtgcacggggGGTTGTGAGCACCAACAGGGCAGGGATGATTGTGCATGGTGGGGGGGTGGCCTGGCCGCGGCTCACGCTGGTGCTCTCGGCTCTCCCAGGCTTCTGCCACCTCAACCTGCCCCAAGACAAGTTTCCCCGGGGGTTCAAGTTTGACGCGGACGAGGTCAACTTCCCCACCACCGGCCTGTGCTTCGTGGGGCTCATGTCCATGATCGACCCGCCCCGGGCGGCTGTGCCGGATGCGGTGGGCAAGTGCCGGAGCGCAGGGATTAAGGTAAGGCCATTAGGCAGAGATCTCACCGCCCAGTCAGGCGAGCCCATActccaggctgggggcagagcgtaGGTGGGGCCGTGCGGACAGCCAGCTCTGCTCGCTGCGTCGCTGGATACAAAGCCAGGGACCCTGTGCGAAACCCAGCAGGCATGATGCCTTGGCCCAGACACTGCGTTgtcaggagcagaacccaggagtcctggctcctactttaaccactagatcacactcccagctgcatctaggagtcctgactcccagccaccctgctctaaccactcctCCCAGTGCTGGCTtaaaccactagacctcactccccgcTGTGTttaggagtcctgacttccagccacCATCCCCAGTCTAAAAACTAGACCTCGCTTctctcccagagccgggaacagaacccaggagtcctggctcccagctgctctgctctaaccactagtccctacccctcccagagctgggaacagaacccagaagtcctggctcccagctgccctgctctaaccactagtccctacccctcccagagctgggaacagaacccagaagtcctggctcccagctgccctgctctaaccactagtgcCTACTCCTCCCAGAggcgggaacagaacccagaagtcctggctcccagctccattgCCAGGGCACTGGACCCTGCCCATCAGTGTCCATGCCCTGACTGCTGCCTGGCTCCACCCCCAGGTGATCATGGTGACCGGCGACCACCCCATCACCGCCAAGGCCATCGCCAAGGGCGTGGGCATCATCTCCGAGGGCAACGAGACGGTGGAGGACATCGCGGCCCGGCTCAACATCCCCGTTACCCAGGTCAACCCCAGGTAGGCCGGCCCcggctcccagggccccctggccaggctgtgGGGAACTGGCCAGTCCTGACGCTGCTCTTGCCCTGCAGGGAAGCCAAGGCCTGTGTGGTGCATGGCTCTGACCTCAAGGACATGACTCCGGAGCAGCTGGACGAGATCCTCAAGAACCACACGGAGATTGTCTTTGCCCGCACCTCCCCCCAGCAGAAGCTCATCATCGTGGAGGGCTGCCAGAGGCAGGTGAGAACCTGCGCCCTGTGGGGGATCCCTGAgcacccagcctgccccctgctggccagcctGACCCACAcacctgcccctaactgccccactGGGGAGGCCTAGGTCAGTGCCCTCCGGGCTGCACGCCCCCAGGGACAGCTCTCAGCCTGGGTCGCTCTGAACGGCTGGCTGTGAGAGGCCCCTGCCCTTCCGAAACCTGCCGCCCTGCCCTGCTTCTAATAGAGCCGGGCACTGTGGGTTAGTGACCCCCAGGGGAATTGCCATGGCTACCACAGCACTCGTGTGTCCATCGGTTGAGCTGCGCCCAACTGGCGCGAAGGCTCGGTGCCATCCGGGAAGCTCCACTCTCCTCCAGACGGCCGTCGTGCGGTCCAGCTTCTGGCCGGCGAGCTCAGAGCCAGGCCCACTGGGGCCACCCCCTCCCCTTGCGCAGAGCCCCAAGGACATAAAAAGGGGAGTAATtgttctagccactagaccccaccccactctcaaagctggggatagaacccaggagtcctgcctcccaaccgccctgctctaaccactaaactccACTCCCCATCCAAGCCAGGACTataacccaggagccctggctctcagctccccactgctgtaacctctagaccccactccccatccagagtaagaaatagaacccaggagtcctgttccCTCTAGCCTTTCTTTCACTCCCAATCTATGCAGCCCCCTGTGGCTCAAGGACTCAGTCACCAGCCCCatctcttgggggggggaggcaggagcccccccccccctgcccagccccaagcCCTGCGATGTGTGGCAGGGACCGGGTGACAGTCCCAGGGTGAATGCAGTGACCTGTGCCATGTTTGGCCCAAACATCAGTGCTATCCAGGCAGGAGGGACCTGGTCAGGATTGGGGGTGTAcgtcccctccagccccaccgcGCCCCCACAGCACAATTGTGCAGTGGAGCCAGTGCCCCGTGTTTAATCACCCCTACAGCACCCTCCCCTTGGGGATCTCCCACCCTGCCTAGCCCCCAGCTGGAGGGCTGGCACTGCCCCCTCCGGGTGCTGATCCTGCCTCTCCCTCCTTAGGGGGCCATCGTGGCCGTGACAGGGGATGGTGTGAACGACTCGCCCGCCCTGAAGAAGGCCGACATCGGCATCGCCATGGGCATCGCCGGCTCCGACGTCTCCAAGCAGGCGGCCGACATGATCCTGCTGGACGACAACTTCGCCTCCATCGTGACAGGGGTGGAAGAAGGTGGGTGCCTGGGCtggtgtgggggcggggaggcgggcagcgccctccctccctgcatccctctccctgctccctcaaACCCAGCCAATTTGTGACCCGGACATCAGCCAAGCACCAGGCAGGCACCAGGATCCAGGGCACCCAAGGACGTGGGCCTGGCACTGgctcgcccagcccagcccccgccccagatCAACCCCCTCCTGCCTTGCCGTGGGGCAGTCCTCCAACCACAGAGCCCTGATGGGTGCCCAAAGCTCCCCGAGCTGGCTGCAGCAAGCTGTGTGCCAGCCCGCGCCGGAGTAAACTGGTGCTGCTGGGCTTGGAGCCTGGCCCAGTGCCGCTGTCTCTGGGCCCGGCTGGCACCCGGCAGGCTGAGAGTGGAGGAAGCTGATGTTGCCGCTGCCCTGATTGTGCCAGGCCTTGCCAAAGGCAGCAAcacggcctccctcccccccccgatccccgcccccccagtgccgccttcgtcctctgcccagcccccctctgccctgcgACTCTCCTTCTCCCTGTGCTTGCTTCTGCCAGGCCGCCTGATCTTCGATAACCTCAAGAAATCCATCGCCTACACGCTGACCAGCAACATCCCCGAGATCACCCCCTTCCTGctcttcatcatcatcaataTCCCGCTGCCCCTGGGCACTGTCACCATCCTCTGCATCGACCTGGGCACCgacatggtgggggggagggcgctgcctggcgggggaagggagcaggggtgtgatgggagggggagggaggggggatgatattggaagtgggggaggggtgaatgagagcggggtgggggaggagaacagTGCCCCGGGGCAGAGGGTGGCAATAACAGGAGTTGCTGCACCTCTGCCCTTAGCCTTGGCCGCAGCTGCGCCCTGAGGATGCCCCTTCTCTTGCCCATGGCTCGGGGCACTGAGTCCCTCAAGGGCACCAGGGCGAACTGGGTGCAGTAGGCTGCCAGTCCGCTGGGGACCCAAGGGGCCGGGTCAGgggattgggccctgcaggcaGTGAGGCCaacggctcctcctcctcctggcacaGGGATGGAAGCAGTGAGGATTCAAGCCTGGCTTGGTTTGTGTGGTGTGGTGGGCTTTGCCCTCCCTGGGCTCCGGCCAGCCCCGCTCCCTGcgtcccaggccccagccctgggctgctgtggtgggaaGAGAGTGGTTTGAGCTGGTAGCACCAATCCCAGACTGGCTGCACTACGGTTTGTGCTCAGTGTCGTCATGGCATGAAAGTCCCCcagcacagccctcccccccaaaccccctatTGGGCTGCAGCATGCTGGTGCCACATGGCCACGTAGGGCCTGGCTCTGCTGGGCAaaatcattcccctccccccatgtctcAGCCTGTCTCAGTGGGGGC contains:
- the LOC135892170 gene encoding sodium/potassium-transporting ATPase subunit alpha-2 isoform X3; translated protein: MGQGVGREYSPAATTSENGGGKKKQKEKELDELKKELYLGVVLAAVVIVTGCFSYYQEAKSSKIMDSFKNMVPQQALVIREGEKIQINAENVVVGDLVEVKGGDRVPADLRIISSHGCKVDNSSLTGESEPQTRSPEFTHENPLETRNICFFSTNCVEGTARGIVISTGDRTVMGRIASLASGLEVGRTPIAMEIEHFIQLITGVAVFLGLSFFILSLILGYTWLEAVIFLIGIIVANVPEGLLATVTVCLTLTAKRMARKNCLVKNLEAVETLGSTSTICSDKTGTLTQNRMTVAHMWFDNQIHEADTTEDQSGATFDKRSPTWAALARIAGLCNRAVFKPGQENVSISKRDTAGDASESALLKCIQLSCGSVKKMRDKNPKVTEIPFNSTNKYQLSIHEREDNPEGYLLVMKGAPERILDRCSTILAQGQELPLDEEMRDAFQNAYLELGGLGERVLGFCHLNLPQDKFPRGFKFDADEVNFPTTGLCFVGLMSMIDPPRAAVPDAVGKCRSAGIKVIMVTGDHPITAKAIAKGVGIISEGNETVEDIAARLNIPVTQVNPREAKACVVHGSDLKDMTPEQLDEILKNHTEIVFARTSPQQKLIIVEGCQRQGAIVAVTGDGVNDSPALKKADIGIAMGIAGSDVSKQAADMILLDDNFASIVTGVEEGRLIFDNLKKSIAYTLTSNIPEITPFLLFIIINIPLPLGTVTILCIDLGTDMVPAISLAYEAAESDIMKRQPRNPKTDKLVNERLISMAYGQIGMIQALGGFFTYFVILAENGFLPSTLLGIRLDWDDRSKNDLEDSYGQEWTYEQRKVVEFTCHTAFFASIVVVQWADLIICKTRRNSVFQQGMKNKILIFGLLEETALAAFLSYCPGMGVALRMYPLRVTWWFCAFPYSLLIFVYDEVRKLILRRYPGGWVEKETYY
- the LOC135892170 gene encoding sodium/potassium-transporting ATPase subunit alpha-2 isoform X1, whose amino-acid sequence is MGQGVGREYSPAATTSENGGGKKKQKEKELDELKKEVNLDDHRLSLDELGRKYQVDLSRGLTNTRAAEILAQDGPNALTPPPTTPEWVKFCRQLFGGFSILLWIGAILCFLAYSIQAVMEDEPANDNLYLGVVLAAVVIVTGCFSYYQEAKSSKIMDSFKNMVPQQALVIREGEKIQINAENVVVGDLVEVKGGDRVPADLRIISSHGCKVDNSSLTGESEPQTRSPEFTHENPLETRNICFFSTNCVEGTARGIVISTGDRTVMGRIASLASGLEVGRTPIAMEIEHFIQLITGVAVFLGLSFFILSLILGYTWLEAVIFLIGIIVANVPEGLLATVTVCLTLTAKRMARKNCLVKNLEAVETLGSTSTICSDKTGTLTQNRMTVAHMWFDNQIHEADTTEDQSGATFDKRSPTWAALARIAGLCNRAVFKPGQENVSISKRDTAGDASESALLKCIQLSCGSVKKMRDKNPKVTEIPFNSTNKYQLSIHEREDNPEGYLLVMKGAPERILDRCSTILAQGQELPLDEEMRDAFQNAYLELGGLGERVLGFCHLNLPQDKFPRGFKFDADEVNFPTTGLCFVGLMSMIDPPRAAVPDAVGKCRSAGIKVIMVTGDHPITAKAIAKGVGIISEGNETVEDIAARLNIPVTQVNPREAKACVVHGSDLKDMTPEQLDEILKNHTEIVFARTSPQQKLIIVEGCQRQGAIVAVTGDGVNDSPALKKADIGIAMGIAGSDVSKQAADMILLDDNFASIVTGVEEGRLIFDNLKKSIAYTLTSNIPEITPFLLFIIINIPLPLGTVTILCIDLGTDMVPAISLAYEAAESDIMKRQPRNPKTDKLVNERLISMAYGQIGMIQALGGFFTYFVILAENGFLPSTLLGIRLDWDDRSKNDLEDSYGQEWTYEQRKVVEFTCHTAFFASIVVVQWADLIICKTRRNSVFQQGMKNKILIFGLLEETALAAFLSYCPGMGVALRMYPLRVTWWFCAFPYSLLIFVYDEVRKLILRRYPGGWVEKETYY
- the LOC135892170 gene encoding sodium/potassium-transporting ATPase subunit alpha-2 isoform X2 translates to MGKGVGREYSPAATTSENGGGKKKQKEKELDELKKEVNLDDHRLSLDELGRKYQVDLSRGLTNTRAAEILAQDGPNALTPPPTTPEWVKFCRQLFGGFSILLWIGAILCFLAYSIQAVMEDEPANDNLYLGVVLAAVVIVTGCFSYYQEAKSSKIMDSFKNMVPQQALVIREGEKIQINAENVVVGDLVEVKGGDRVPADLRIISSHGCKVDNSSLTGESEPQTRSPEFTHENPLETRNICFFSTNCVEGTARGIVISTGDRTVMGRIASLASGLEVGRTPIAMEIEHFIQLITGVAVFLGLSFFILSLILGYTWLEAVIFLIGIIVANVPEGLLATVTVCLTLTAKRMARKNCLVKNLEAVETLGSTSTICSDKTGTLTQNRMTVAHMWFDNQIHEADTTEDQSGATFDKRSPTWAALARIAGLCNRAVFKPGQENVSISKRDTAGDASESALLKCIQLSCGSVKKMRDKNPKVTEIPFNSTNKYQLSIHEREDNPEGYLLVMKGAPERILDRCSTILAQGQELPLDEEMRDAFQNAYLELGGLGERVLGFCHLNLPQDKFPRGFKFDADEVNFPTTGLCFVGLMSMIDPPRAAVPDAVGKCRSAGIKVIMVTGDHPITAKAIAKGVGIISEGNETVEDIAARLNIPVTQVNPREAKACVVHGSDLKDMTPEQLDEILKNHTEIVFARTSPQQKLIIVEGCQRQGAIVAVTGDGVNDSPALKKADIGIAMGIAGSDVSKQAADMILLDDNFASIVTGVEEGRLIFDNLKKSIAYTLTSNIPEITPFLLFIIINIPLPLGTVTILCIDLGTDMVPAISLAYEAAESDIMKRQPRNPKTDKLVNERLISMAYGQIGMIQALGGFFTYFVILAENGFLPSTLLGIRLDWDDRSKNDLEDSYGQEWTYEQRKVVEFTCHTAFFASIVVVQWADLIICKTRRNSVFQQGMKNKILIFGLLEETALAAFLSYCPGMGVALRMYPLRVTWWFCAFPYSLLIFVYDEVRKLILRRYPGGWVEKETYY